GTCCCCGCTAGTTCAGTTGGGGTTTCTATAGAGCAGTAGAAGCTGAATCTTCCTGTAGTTCTTTCAGCTAAAGTTTACTTACGCACTAACATTCGCTTTAGTTTGCATGCTTTGTTTCAACTGTTTAATTGCTCGAATGTCTGCTTTTACAACACTACGATTCTTGATCTGCAATAGTCATTCTGTTAGTGATAGCAGGCTATAAGAAATTTCAGACTTGTGACATGAAAAAAGTGAGACTGCTTAGCAAAAGTATAACCTCAGTGAAAGAGTTAAATTGTAGCTGCTGCAATGCATCCATTTAAAAATTTGGATCAGAGGTCTACTTAACCACTTGCTTATATGATCCACAGATTAGAAAACTGTAGCTGCTATTgagctctttttttttgtgttctCTGTACTCATCTGTAATATTTGCATTATCTGTACTCATCTAAGAACCTGAAGAATGCAAATTGAAAGAGTGCAGAAATGAGAGAAGCTCTAAGTCCTATTCTGCTAATTAAATCAGAGATTAGCCAGAGGTGAAGCCAGCCGAAAATGGGAACGGGGTCTTTACTATCGCATGCTCAGAAGATGCAAGGCCGTGATGACGGTAATTTTTTTCCCTCATACTTTTCTCATCGATTGAATGGGTCTAGCCTTCCAATAATGTCTCTAAATTGCTCTGCAAGTGTGTATGAAAAAACAAAATAAGTGTGAAAAAATCAACACAAACAAATCACGTACTGCTCGGCATTTTAGTTCCATATACtgcatgaatattttttttgctCGGCATTTTAGTTCCATATACTGCATGTGCTCTACCCTGATTTTGAATGAAGTCTGTACTGATTATGAGTTTATCTTCGATTGTGCTAACACAATTGTGTTTCTCTGTTGCTTTGGCCGCAAAAAACAACAACCACCTAGTTAATTAGAACAATATTTGGTGTCCCAACAGAGTTACATTTATCCTGGCTACAGAATGTGCTAATGTGTGAGTGTATGTGTGTTTTTTTAATAGAAATCATTTCGCCTGAATGAATAAATTTCTTCTCATAGTAGCTATATGCAATGGCATGCTATTTTAACCACAAGCAGTAACATCATTAAATTCATATGCCAGAAAAAGGGGTGTCCAGCGGGTCTGGGGACCAGTGAGCCAATAGAGGTGAGTAAAGTCATTATATCTCCTCGCCAAATCATATTAGTAACTAACTAATCGTGCATGTTGTAGGTCTGCACCAAAAAGAAGGTGTTAATCTGTGTGGACTCATCCTCATCTGATGAGGCAGGTGCATCCATCGGCAAAAACCTCCACAAGGGAAAGAGCCCCCAAGCCACATATTTGGAGGCCTTTGACAAACAAAAGGTGATGCAAAATGATGTCTTGATTATATTATTCATTGATTCATTGAGTTACCTAATATATTGATGTGACCTAGGTCTGCACCGAAAAGGTGTCGTGATGAGGCAGGTGCATCCATCGGCAAAAATCTCGATAATTAAGGGAAAGAGCCCCTAAGCCACAGCTCCGGGGACCTCTCACAAGAAAAAGGTGATGCAAAATGATGTCTTGATTATATTATTCATTGATTCATTGACTTACCTAATGTATTGATGTGTTGTAGGTTCTGAAAGGAAACTACAAGATATTGGCTAGCAAGGTTCAATTCCTGAAGTACTCTGTTGATGGATTTCGTGAAGCGGTTGAAGAGCTGCAGTTCAACATTGATATTTTGGAGGAGAAGGTGGACAAAATGTACCAGGACGTGTATTAGCTGCAGATAGACGACCTTCGTGGAAAACTCAATGCCGTCCTGAAGCAGCTGCCTGGTGCTAAGAAGGCGAAATGAAGTGCAGCTAGGGAGTTTCTGCGTGGACATATCTACCTAGTTATGGTGTATCTATCTCTATATTTGTAATAACCTGTGGTTAGTTCTGGACTATGGTTAGTTGTGGACATATCTACCTAGTTAAGGTGTATCTATATCTATCTCTATATATAACGAGTCCGCGATCTTGTTCAAGAAAAGCAGGCAGCCGCCGGCCAACGAGTCCAATCTTGAGAAAGCAGGCAACCGCCGGTCGACGAGTCCGATCTTGATCAAGAGAAGTCCGATGAACCTGCCTGCTGCTTGTCTGCCCTGTCGCTGGCTTATTACCTTGATCACGATCGATGATTGCGCACCTCCCTCAATCCAACGACAGTCCTGGTCATATGCTTTTATTCCTAGTCCCAGGTGTTTCATATTTTGGGTCCACCATATTTGAGGCAACGTAATCTATTTAGTTGCAATACACTGATCTATTGCCACAAATGGAACTACGTATAACTACAATTATAATCGGTGGCAAAAGCATCATTTTCTTGCAACCACTTAGCATTTTGCTGCAATATAGACAAATATATTGCAACACACGCGATTATTTAATGCAACGCAATAAATTCGTAGCAATATCATTTACTACATGCAACCACTTTAAATTTTGTAGCAATAACACTTGCTTATTGCAACAAAAATAGAAATTATAACAACAAAAAGCAAATGTGGCAATAATTTGAGCTAGTCAACTATATTTCAATTGGTTGCGATAGCATCAATTTTTTGCAACGGAAATACAAAATTATTGCAATACCAACGGTGACAGTTAGAGGTGGGCCAGCCTCTCCTAAGCCGGCTGGCCTGGCTCTGGTTCCGCTCGGGCTTCTGTTTCTCTGGCACTTTGCTCTCAAGGCCCACATTGCTTCGCAAATCGAGTTGGGTTCTGAATCTTCGGGTGGTCTTTGGACTTGAGCTCAACTCCACTTGGTTCAAGCCTTTCGGCCTTGACTTGTGAAATTTGCCAAAACCACGTTGGTGTGACTTGATCTTGGGCTCAAGCCACCCTCCACAAAGTTTCATGATGAAGTGCTGcaagggtaggccggccggcctagggttcaccccattttggctcaattttgtaCATGTTCCTAGATTcaaataatcaccaaaacttgtggaacttgttaatgttagtgaaaattaTAGCAATATAGTTCTAAAAGtatgaaatccgaaggaatgttggcggtaaaaatcaTCGAATTCGACCGCCAACAGCCACCCCGAGAACAggatgaacttccacccgtTATCTTCTTGAATGCGCCGGAGACCTTCCGCCCTAagcctttcatgatggaacaaACATGTGCAACTCGgaacgggttacgttagtgaaatcgaaatgaatgttcttacccgcgagttgctccttctttcttgcagcaaagaaatgagagagagagaggtctcttgaattcaaatttgagcaaaaatccaatgaaaacccgagagcaaagtttgagagagtttgagagggactaagtgaatgagagttgagtgtgagagctcaaaactcacccctcggcctctatttaaggGGAGAATGGCCGGGCACCGTTGGAGGAGACAAACCTCAACGGCTAGTGACCGTTGGAGAAGGGTGGGCCCATTAGCTGTTGGCAGGGGGCCGAccgaccctagggttcggccgaaccctaggttGGCCCCCATGCTAATAGCCAGGGCCCACTGCCCTTCTAACGGTCATGTGCTTTTTAAACTTTGGTGCCGGccaaactttgcttcgaaaagatgttcaaaattatttttcaaaggattttaatgctcggaatttttttggatttttgtgaaaaatagaaaaagtgcTAGAAAGGTTTCTAGCATGCATGAGTGTTTCGAAAATTCAAATATGTAGTGGGAAAAATCGAAAAAGTCAAGAAAAACAAAAGTGGTGGAAAGTAAATATGGGATAtgtaccgatttaccttcggcaagggctcgtcattttgagtctgacgagcgggacctttctcctgccTTGATTACCATTGTTCGGTTCgtcctggagaattggacgaAGACGAAGTTGCGACCTTACACCACACCTTTTTGGCACGTCTTTTCTTTGATCGTGTGGTCATAGGTCTTGATGGTGGGGATTATGGTGCATCCCAAAGTGCCTGCCCTTCGTCATCCTGTTGGTTCAGGATGCGCTGCTCTTCCCTTTGTTTGAATCTGAAGAACATGTCCTCCTTCCCAACGCGGAAGtggatttctcctcttcctacGTCGATCCTTGCTTTGGCGGCCCTCAGAAATGGTCGCCCAAGAATGATCTCGATTCCGAGGTCACCTTCTATGTCCATCACTACAAAGTctgcaaggacgaaggagtctcgcACGTGGACCAAGACGTTCTTGGCTATCCCTTCAGGATACCGGATTGTAGAGTCTGCGAGCTGCACAGACACATATATGTTGGGGAGACAGCAGGGTATAAGAGTTTTTCATATATTACCAtgggcataatgttgacacTGGCCCCCAGGTCGCAGAGTGCATGCTCATAGTATTGATCGAAGATTAaacagctgatcatggggacccctggatcttctTGAATTGCTGCTACCAAGCCATCCCATGTGTCATTCTTTGGGGGATTGTACCTGCCTGTATGGTTAGTTCGAGAAGTCTGCCAGGGAAGGTTGCCCgacccggtagacaccatatttgcagtttcaATGGGAGATTCGGGTTGCCTCGGAATCTTCCTAGACTCAGAAACAGGAACAGCAGCAGCGATTTGAGCCagttgtgtttctatcattttattgaaacttaATTGATTTTTAATTGTAGAcgaaagagtttcaacttttgcatttatactTTCCAGAATTTTATCATTGACAGCAAGCTTTTTGTTTAAAGATTCAtttattttagcttggccaaagactagatctctcaaggagggttggttcgaattaaaattcgaattgaaatttgagttgaaattgttacctcctccttggaatggtgggcgtgcttgaccccacccgtggcctccttgtggacggtACCCGGTGTTGTTGTTATTTATGTAGGTTGCATCTTCACAGgtttcggggcagtcattccccgagtgtccaccaTCACCACAAACCTCGCATGTCAAGTACGAGTTCATGGCAAGGACGGGAACAGGCATCTATGACCGGTTCCCTTCATCAAGtttcttcagtaggaggtccagcttggcggcgagcatgtccatctctttgacggtatgcattccgCCCTTGGTTCTGGGCTGGGAACGCTCCTTGTTCCAATCCTGGTTGGACACCATTTTTTCAATTAAGGCCGTAGCCTTGGCGATTGTCAAGTCCAggtaggctcctccagcagctgcATCAAGGTGGGCTCAGGATGTTGTCGTTAGCCCGTTGTAGAAACTTTGgagcacgagccactcgtccatctcatgatgaggacaggcgagtatgtattcttggtgtctctcccaagcttctaggatagattccatccccgtctgctggaaacttgaaattcttccacgtagggcatttgttttgcccaacggAAAGAATTTGGCGAGGAACGCCGTGGAACACTTGTCCCATGTGCTGAAGGCTTCTttgttctgataaaaccactatttTGCCTTCCCtaggagggagaagggaaatAGGCAGAGTATGATGGCATCAGCCGTAACGCCGTGTATGATTACGGTCTTGCATAACTCcaggaagttctggagatgggcggtggcgtcctcatttggcttgccatagaatgggctagcctgcaccatgtttatgaggctggacttcagctAAAAGTTCATGTCCCCAacattggcagctgaggggacggagaagtcgtggagagtcttctcagccatgggttCGGTGATTGTTGATGGAGCTTGGGAAGCTGGCTCGCTTGTCGACTGCGAGAGTGGAGGAGGAACGATgcgaggtcggacccttctcacgagcttcttgGGATTTTCAATGAAgtttgtcggcaaggagaaaccagacgtacactaccctattttcatccaatcaggagaaaataaaaagataaacatATTAGCCTGTACAAGCAGTAGTTACCTCTTACTcatattgccatgtttatgtgcttagtaaaatctttacacctaatgccatccccggcaacggcgccagaaatgcttgctggcatttcttagcgttgccactaggaggggttagtCCCTAGCAATGCCGCCACGGAAATGccgtgttggtatgtcttaacgtttacagaaagatccgcaagcgcacggatataccgttgtaacATTTCACCcacaagtattcagggtatcgttatttatattttcccgaGGGATGGCAaggttgtgtaaagatatttactagttccataaccatgacTTTATGAAGTAAGGTGTAGACTACTGACTACACAAGGGTAAGTGATAGATAAAGGATAATCAgaggtaatgtgacacacacagaatagCCAACtgtcatgaataaagaataaacaagcacacctaaggttagtgggagcataggcacagatCCTAGTATACAATTAATGTCagcagataagttatgttagacacatgcttagagctgcaggtgctgggaaattagggacatcggggagtaTGAcctgcactggagaacatccagtcccgtttcatctttgcatgaactcctacacgatactcgaacgtcggggagtacgctaaccaagaagcagcttcccagcggaccgacagggctgtcaccacctgcggtctactctagtcacaccgtggagcaccatcatatccgaaggatcccgcatacccgggcacttTGCCCGCAtttgaggtcactaccctagcacccccgggtcccccacccttcggatggacaggtaagatgctaaggtaaGCCCGAAAGCATAacaaaccgatatccttacccagatcatctggtctaagcaagcaaatagtataacttgataaggcacagatcaaggctaaacaagCTATAAatatagcaagataaccaagaatgaactcagtatgaatagcataatgaaagtcggaatacaaagccataccagaggccgaggattgctcgccgaccccaaggacgactggattcgctaaagagatgaagtactagcctagctccactaccctaagtagtacaagtcacaagagagtgtgagagagaggccttccagtggtgtgtgtggtgagtggtatgagaggccccttatatagcttgtggaggtcggttcccgccatcttcaacatggaaacatgccaaaccgcCATCAGGAGAATCAGAGgaagcttcccgccaaaatgcacctggacgggattCAAGGGGAgttcggccgaacccttggttcggccggccccaccttgccgcCTCTGGCGTCCTTCTCTAGTACACTGCCTAGTTGGCCCTGGTGTTGGTACGTCGGTGCCGTAGCTTCGTTagtcggtttggtctgtcaaGTGGGCCTCTATTGCATGTTATACGCAGAACGTGATCTTTTGCGACTTTGTCTACATATTCtttgtgttttcttcttattccgaacttgtgctcctgaaaataTGAATCTTCGagaacaactgtggagctaggttagtgatacaaatatgcgagtaagaggtatggttttccttcttttatgagtagagttgacggtcatatttcgcacttaacgatcGTCAACAGTTAGTTGCAGGAAGAAGCTCCCATGGTCAAGCTTATGACCTTAAACAAAGCACCACGGGGAGATAACCCGACTATAAAAAAATCCTtctctaaaaaaataataataagagCATGTTTGTAGGGCagtatgcaccttcgggtattttttgGTCGTTAACCCTTACAGGTTAAGATTAAAAAGAATGAGGACATGCGACGCCCAAGAACATGGGAACTGCTCCAACTAGATGCTAGGGATTACTCTGAAGGAAAGACCAACATCACACACTTGACTCTTGGTGTCCCGACACACAAAAGTTCAAGTGTGGGGGAAGTTGGTGGGCAAATCACTGCAAATTCTATTCAAGGAGTATCCTAGTTTTCAGAAGGATCAGCTCTAGTTTACTtattaaaaaagagaagagcgatgaaaaaaaataatagaaagaaaagaaaaaatagataaaaaaagagagaagtgaGCGAGGAAGGGAGTAAGAGTGAGCCTGTAGGACCCACATGAGTCAAAGGCTGCCATATGCGCATGCCTTCAAGCTTTGGCCTTACACTTCAGCAGAAACACATTCCACCACCTGGCTCCACCCAACCTTGCCCTCGCGCGCACTTGCAAAGCCTAGATATAATCCTCATCCACTGCAAGCTTTGCGTAGCTCCAATCTAGCAGCTCTTGCATGCATAGCGAGAAAGGAATGCTCCTTCTAGGCCTTTGCTTCTCCCCGCTCTAACATACAGAAAGCAAGAGTaatactcctttttctttccagGCCTCTGTTGCTTCACCATGTTCAGTATTTGCTCACATGCATGAAAGGGAACGCACCATGATCCACCATTCCTGCATCATCGTGCCAATGGAGCATGCCACCAAGGCCAGGGTTCTAGAACACTAGCTGTGTGTGTGACCCAGCCTTGCTGTCACCTGAGTCAGCATGGTCTATGCGTCCTCCTTCACTTCAGCTCGCATAAAAAATGGAGGGGCCATCGACAACCAAATATGACCATGCCACCACTGCAGCAATTTCAAGACATCCATCTTACATGCAAGTGGTAAGTACACTCAGGTATGTAACCACGAGTTCACCAATCTCCATTTCAACATAGCTTGATCTTCAAAATTCATGTTTCCTTTGTTTTTGCTCGTATGCTCTAGTATGGGTGTATCAACGTTGTGCATCCATAGGCTTTTTGAATTAAgcgtggtgcttaggttaaaacaGTCTTCTTTAATCAAATTAGACATGGTGTCGAGTTTGGTTAATGAACTGTTGAGTTAATACTATCACAGACTTTGGATGCATATCTTtttgtggactaacccctgcagaaaaTTCCGAAACAAAAAAATATGATGGGTAAGTCCTCAAGCTTCATGCTGGAGATAAACAAAGGCGCGGGAGGCACGTCAGCTAAAACTGCACAACATGCAAGGGAAGTACAGATCACCTTTGCAAGGTGCACTGTGAGTATATTGTCAAAATGCTCCTTTATATTTGTGCAAGTTTTACCCCAGCCTTGTTTAAAGATACAAATTTGGTGAACaacaataaaaagaaataaaatccTTTATAAACAAAAAGAGGAAATATCTCTCTTGAAAAATTGATGAAAAAATAATAATGGCAAGCAACCTGGGATCCATGCAATTTGAACTTTGGAATCTGATTTTTAATtaagcatggatgtgaacaacaaataaaaaaatgatgaaattctttcaaagaaaaaaaatctttagaTTTTCTCGaatatttgttgtccactaaccttttgcaggaaatgaaaagaaaacaacTAAGGAGCAGCATGAACACTCTAACACTCATACAGCTCTCCTTGGTCCAAGAAGGAGATAGACGCACAAGGAGCCAAGCAGAACGAAGTGCAAAGTTTGGCTTTATGAATATAGAGCTTAACTCTTGCATCTTTGTTCAGCGATTGGTAAGTTCCATTTGGTAAAAATTCCACATACCTTGTGCACCCTCGTTCATTTCTTCACCCTGCAAAGTTACATAGGATGCCTAGCTTGccataataaaaagaaaataaaaaaatatacatataatgaaaataataataaaaagaaaCTTAGGCACTTAAGCATTTCATGCACCTCGCCTCAATTAAAATTTGACTCCCCGGTAATTCAAAACCAGTAGAGTCCTTGTTTGTATTGTCTTCCTTTTGTATAaaagcaggtacaagaataagtgtgggggagatctttcAAAGACGCCATTTGCAAACTCATTcaagatctctcccccaacatgttgcacaacatcACCAGTCCTGCACGGTGAAGAACAGGACATATGGGATCCAGAGAGGGATGACCGAACCTTTGGTTCGATCAAACCAACTCTGATTTCCCTCAGtcacctcttcttcctcttcaaatgATGGTTTGTGCAAACACACTCCTCATACTCCCTAAGTCTTTGAGTTTAATTGATTTTAATGCTAATCACTAAAAATTTAACTCAACAAACCTTGCTAATCTCATGCACTCCATGCACTTCTtgataaacttgcatactctttattccttgactttcaccttgttcttgtgaactaaaacatgatagggaacccatgctatctaatAATTGACTTTTGAGATATGGTTAAAATGAATGAACCTAgttcttccttgcaaagtagttgggatttcttttataaaatttaaaaatttaatagCATGGCTCCTCATTTGtttatgaaattcctatccaaggaCATATGTTGTTCGAAATTTAAAACCatctacatatgcaacttgttatctcattgagctttgtcaaattattgtgaccctttgtgagatacatttcatactcccatgatcaagatcacgtacactccacaTATATTCTGCCAACTTCTACATTAGAAGTTGCGCGAGAACATTTCACCCATCCATCCACATCatcccacaaaataaaactccatgttattCATGACTACTCTCTCCAAGTTATCATTTCAAGAAAAAGGACATAGGCTTTCAAAAAATGAATAAAAGACATGCTCAAGAAAGcattatgaaaaaaaaagtttggacacatgaaggtccaaagaattaaaaaaaaagagttggacACATGATGGTCCAAGTattcaaagaaaaaaacagagaaagagatagcccatgtccaaagaaagagagtgagagagatagTTCATGAAAGGAGTCCACAcaccatccatacaaaaatattcacacacatgcacatcttgatcaaggtttatgacttgttccTCCTTCGGATCCAGTATTTGACTTAGCAACATATGAGGAACAAGTATGCCTTCAACTTTCTCTCTaacctgagctccacataaaagCCTTTCTagaggtaggagaaaaagacGGCAATaatttgccttggtgaggaaaccAAAAAGCAAAAAGAGAGACCTGAGAGAACAAACTGAGGAGCTAGGCTATATTTGATTTCAAAAATTCATGAAATCCAAGTTTCTGAGTAAGGGAGACTAAGGAACCTGAAGTTTAAACCGTTCCAAGTTTCAACTATCAAGGTAAGCATGGTAGACACTTAAAAACTTCACAAGTCTGGGAGAAGCTTGgaataatttgtatgcaggtttcttcaaaggagttgcatccaccttagtcttcgcctctttactcgaggacgaacaaaggctaagtgtgggggtgttgttgacggtccttaagtcagaaataaagccgttaattcctgcagcttttcataacATTCAATTACCAAACATAGCTATAGGGCTTATtgctaaccatttccacaagttttggtgattcttggtttGCAGGGACACAAGTTGGGAATAACATGAAAACACGCAGAAGACACAATAGAAATACACAGAACATCGCTGTCTGCGTTACACATCCAAAAGAAGCCCATTTGACAAAGCAAACGGACCAACCAAGGCCGGGCATCGCGAATCCTGAACAAGGGGCCCACAAGGAGTGCACCGGCCAAAGATGGGCCCAAACCGCCTTAGTCGGGGTTTGGCCGAACCCATGGATGGGCCGACCCCCTTCTGAGGCGGTTTAGGCTCATCTTTGGCAGGAAGATCCCTCTTATCCTCTAGAAGGCGGTTATCAGTGATCCCGCCCTTATCTCACCCAAGAACCAACCTAttaggactataaaaggggcctccctcacccctctaaAGGCATTCACCATTCACATTCACTTGTTGGAGAAGTAGTGGTAGGACTCCACTTGTGTCTTTAGAGTAAGGAGTgtgcgaggaggaggatcggagaagagctggaattgtcggcctctcttcgtcttgtaccTCAATGGGTACgaatcacttgagtaagtatccggagttcatcttctgttaagttcttggttcagtattcttaagttattcttttgtttaCGGGTTCATCGTCTGTTCTCGTAACGGATACTCTAGTAgaggcccctgataaagacgggcaACCCTGTACGCCGCTAGAGTCGTAATTGAAggattagacgtggtgtctaggccctagattgcctttgtttgcctcgtacTCTATAGTGttgcggggtagaccgcaggtggtgacagccctgttggttcgctacgaagctgcttcatggttagtgcactcccccctgtccgagtacggcgtagagccacaagccggaggtccctaacagtacctgggtcagaccggtgcccgaagtaaacgaGTGAAAGCCTAACTCTATCTTACCTTGATCCTTATCTTTAGATAAACCAGACTACCCAAAGCTCTCCTACCTCTTGTTCTCCTGGGTTAAATTAGCCAGAAGATCATTACACATCTGTTCCGTGaggaaatacgataccctgaatactctccgggtgaagtgctacaacggtatcttcattgcgcttgcggatcttttcTGTgatcgttaagaaataccaacagtaGCACTCTTCTAGTTTGGATTTGCGAGATATAATCAGTAGCCTTGATTAATTTAGCACTTGCAGTCATTCATGTTAAGTTATTTGAATACTGACTATATGTAACATACCACCGAGTTTCCAAGCAAGCAATTTCGGCCGCTACAGGAACCCAGGGCGGATGAATGTTGGGCGCACCTCAACCAACAGGAAGCCAGGGATTCAAGTTGGGGGCGCCTCAACAACTCCCAGGATTGAGGTGAGGATTTGACTTTTTAAGTTCAGGTCTATAATATAAGTGCATGCATATTGTCAAAAATAGAAGGCGCAGTCACAACTCACAATAGCACCATTTTTAATCACATAGTTGTATGAACAGAGGACCCGCATAGTGCCgctgacggccgccgcaagggcCATGGTGAAGGAAAAGGGAGTGACATCGCCGCGTCGATTTGAGGTGAGTCAGATGATGAACACACCTCCATATTCGAGATATTGACTCTGACATATATGTCTTGTGCATGCATGTAAAATTGAAGGAAGGAATGATGCATGTGTACAAAGTGGAAAAAATCCAACTCACGATGCAATTCTCAGAGGACAGCGACATTGAGGACCATGCCAAGGTTCTGCGCACCAAGGAGGTATTTGTTGTACCCATTGCAATCCAACCCTCATCAATGCCATTGCCTATGTAATTTTTATCAAAATCATCAGATCCATGCAAAGGCTGAGGAGCTTTGGCTTGCTATCAAACGCAAGATGAAGGAGATCCGCTGCACTAGTAGCAAGGCCAGTGCGCCAGCCAAGAGGCAGGGACACAGCGCAGGTGGCGTGGCCTCAAGGCCCAAAATTCCCCAAACAAGCTCGTCATCGAAATCCTCGACTGAATTGGCAGGCGGGGTAAATAACTAGACAGAGCTGCTTTGATGACATCTTTTGATTGTAATATGAACCATCTTTTGTTTTGCGATGTAAGGAACAAGTATATGGATGAAACTGGCTGATATTGCGGTCATGTTATGTAATCACTGGCTGGAGGACTATTGTTCGCTGATCCTGAAAAAATCAGTTGCTTACTACATTTCTGAGTTGTATCTGAATGTATAGTGATTACCTGATAAAATCAATTGGTAACTATATAATGTCTGTTGGTTATGACTAATATGTTTCGGCGACAACAATTACCATATATGCCAAAGTGAAACAATAACATAACCATATGACTCAAACTTGTTCATCCCACAATTGGTTAACTAGTCCGGTACACAATAGATAAACTTCACGCAAAAAAATCA
The genomic region above belongs to Panicum virgatum strain AP13 chromosome 8N, P.virgatum_v5, whole genome shotgun sequence and contains:
- the LOC120686223 gene encoding uncharacterized protein LOC120686223 isoform X1 translates to MPAHLECGASMPARLGFGRAALPTTTSPHRRHPQAPVPHPSKLDPERSLELLPRIPLAGEVDIHRFRPLLGKSSRLKTRICEAGSCCKSECAVRLARGEASRKWERGLYYRMLRRCKAVMTKKGCPAGLGTSEPIEVCTKKKVLICVDSSSSDEAGASIGKNLHKGKSPQATYLEAFDKQKVCTEKVS